Below is a window of Halolamina sp. CBA1230 DNA.
CGGCGGGACGAAGGAGATCGTCGGCGCGCCCGACCCCGTCTACTACGCCTACCTGCTGATGCTCGCGGTCCACATCGTCCTCTCGGTCGTCGCCGTCCCGGTCGTGCTGTATGCGCTGGTGCTCGGGCTGACCCACTCGCCGCGGGAGCTCCGCGAGGAGACGCCCCACAAGCGCGTCGGCCGTGTCGCCGCCGGCTCGTGGATCCTCTCGCTGTCGATGGGTGTGCTGACGTACGTGCTGCTCAACTGGGTGTACAGCTACGAGTTCACCGCCGGCACCGGGATGTAGCGCACGTCGACGACCGTCGCCCGCGACCGAACCGTTCAACCCCGGGCGAGCGAAACGCCGGGGTATGGGCGACCCACTCGAACCACGCCGCGAACAGGCGGCCGAAGTGATCGACCGCCTCGAAGCCGAGTACCCCGACTCCACCATCTCGCTGAACTTCGAGACGCGACTCGAGCTCCTGATCGCGGTCGTGCTCTCGGCGCAGTGTACCGACGAGCGCGTGAACGAGGTGACCGAAGAGCTGTTCGAGAAGTACGGCTCCGCCGAGGCGTTCGCGAACGCCGACGAGGCGGAACTGGCCGACGACATCTACGGCATCACGTTCCACAACAGCAAGGCGGGCTACCTCCACAGCATCGGCGAGACGCTCGTCGAGGAACACGACGGCGAAGTGCCGGACACGATGGACGAACTCACCGAACTCTCCGGCGTCGGCCGGAAAACCGCGAACGTCGTGCTCCAGCACGCCCACGACGTGGTCGAGGGGATCGTCGTCGACACGCACGTCCAGCGGATCAGCCGCCGGCTCGGGCTGACCGAGGAGGAACGCCCGGAACCCATCGAGGAAGACCTCCTCGACGTGGTGCCCGAGGCGCACTGGCAGCAGTTCACCCACCTGCTGATCGACCACGGGCGCGCGGTCTGCACTGCCCGGAACCCCGACTGCGGGGAGTGCGTGCTGGCGGACATCTGTCCCTCGGAGAAAGGCGACAGCGAGGTCGATCTCGCCAGCGGCGAGGCGTGGTAGGGCCAACGAGCATCGAGGGGGCGGCCACCACCGTTTTTGCTCGAACGCCGCAACGTGAAGGTATGAGTGAGGACGACCACGGGATCGACGTCGAGGAGGACACCGACCTGGACACCGCCGCCGACGACGAGCAGGCGGCGCCCGAGGAGGTCGAGGAGGAGAACCCGGACCGCGAGGCCGGGCGGGAGGACGCCGACAGCCAGGTCCGGGAGACCGACGCCGAACAGCAGGAGAACCCCGACAACCACCGAGACGAGGAGCCGTTCGAGAGCTAGCACGCTCGTTTTTCAGACCACGTAGTCGATCAGGTACCGATAGATCCCGACCAGGTACGCCAGGATCCAGAGGATCAGGTAGCCGAACACGCCGACCCGGAGTCGGCGGCGCCACGCGCCCATGTTCTCGTGGAGTTCGCCGATGTCGGCGTCGGGATCGGGGTTGCGGTAGAGGTCGGCCCGCCGTTTGGCCTGGAAGATGCGGACGATCCCCGTCAGCGCGAGGATCAGCAGCGCGTACGCCTGCAGGCCGAGGAACGCGTGGACGACCGCGAGCCCGCCGAACTGATCCATCAGTCGCGGGATCATCCACAGCACCATCGGCACGGTCGTCAGGACCAGCCCCGTGACGACGAACTTCAGGTGGTACAGCAGCCGGTCCCACGTCATCACCTCCGTGTCGATGGCGTACCACGCGCCGTAGAGGAAGAAGGGGAAGCTGATCGTGACCGACAGCGCCGCGAGCGTCGCGGCCGTCGAATCGGAGACCATCCTGTCGACGTTCGCGGCGGGAGCGCCTAAAGGGAGCGACTCCGGCGTGCCGCTCGCGGGGCGTTCGCGAAGCGCTTAACGGCGCGCCAGTCCAACGTCCGCTATGGCCGACCCCTCCGACGACGACGAGGCCCCGGGGCGGGCACGCGCGGACGCCGACACGGGCGACGCCGCCGAGACGACGGACCTCGAATCGCTGCGCGAGGAGGTCGAACAGAAGTACGACTTCGACGATTTCGGCCCCGCCGACATGGCGGAGATGGAGCGCGAGGAGTGGGAGGCGGCGTTCGACCCCGACACCTGGATCACGGGCGCCGAGCTGATCGACCGTGTCGAGCAGGACCTCCAGAACCGGATCGCCACTCGCGAGGTGTTCGCGCGACTCGAGCGCCACCCCGGCCCCGAGGGCGACCGGCTGCTCGCCTACTCCGACGAGGGGTACGCCATCGTCAACCCCGACGGGAGCGTCGAGGGCGAGGGGACCGTGCTCCGGGACGTCGAGCCGTCGGTGGCGCTGTGCTCGATGGAGAAGTACGAGGTCCCCACCCCGCCGGAGAACCCGAGCCTGCCCGACCCCGAGGACGTCGAGTCCGGGTCGGGCGAGCTCGGCAACACGATGCTACAGCTGGTCGCGGCCGCACAGATCCTCGCGGGGATCGGGCTGGTGATCGGCTCGCTCCTCTTCGACCTCCAGCCGGAGGTGCCACAGGGCGGCGTGATCGCCCCAGTGGTCGGCATCCTGTTCGCCCTGATCGGCGTGTTCCTGTTCACCGTCGTCGCCAACGCCCGGCTCTCGGATCGGTTCCGTGCCGAGGAGTACCGCGACCGGCTCCGGGCCGTCGAGGAGGCGGGCGAGCGCCCGGAGTTCGTCCCGCAGTTGAGCGACGACGCCGACGAGGATCGCGTCGACTGAGACCCCCGTTCGCGGCTGCATCGCGGCCCCGTCGACGCGCTCGAGGGTGGTTCGAAACGGAGGGTTTAAGCGCCGGCCGTCCCACGTTTTGGCCGTATGAAGAGGCGGGATTTTCTCCGAGCGACTGGCGGCTCCGGCGGAGCCGTCGCCCTCGGCTCGGGGGTCGCGGCCGGCCAGGAAGGGACCGGCACGACCACCGGCACCGAGGGCGGCGGAGGCGGCGGGGGCGGCGGCCCGACGGAAGAAGTGGTCGTCGGCCCCGGCGGGGACCTCACGTTCGAACCGGCCGATCTGACTGTCGCCACCGGAACGACGGTGCGCTGGGTCTGGGACAGCAACAACCACAACGTCTACCCCGAGAGCATTCCCGAAGGCGCCGAATGGGATGGCGAAGGTGAACCGGGGACGACGTTCAACGCCGGCCACGAGTACTCCCACACGTTCACGACCACGGGCACCTACGAGTACGTCTGCACTCCCCACGAGTCCGCGGGCATGGTCGGCTCCATCGAGGTCGTCGAGGAGCTGCCGGCCGGCGGCGCTGGCGGCGGCGAGAAGGAGCTCCACGAGATCGGTGCCCCGATCCACCCCCACTGGGTGGGCGCGGCGACCATCCTGATGATGTTCGTCAGCATCGTGTTCACGTTCTACGTGCTCAAGTACGGCGAGTCGCCCAACACCGGCAACACCGGGGGTGGTGAGTGATGTCCACGTCGGGATCCACCTACGGCGACATCCACCGCTACGAGCCGGCACGTGAGAGCACGGCCGCGGCGATCGCGATCGTGCTGCTGACGCTGCTGGAGATAGTCTTCGTGTTCATGTTCACCTGGGGGCTGGTCTCCGGCTGGGGGCTGACCGCCGACGGGAACATGTTCCTCGGTGGCCTGCTCGCCATCGTGTTCATCGACCTCGCCTTCATCCTCGCGCTGTACCGCAAGGAGTTCCTCCCCGACGTGATGGTGGTCAAGAAGCGCCGCCGCAAGTGGGAGGACCTGTACATCCGCGGCGACCAGGCCGACGGCGAGGAGCTCGAGGGTGCCGGCGTCTGGGACCAGATCAAGCGCGCGGTGTACCCCTACTACAAGCGATAACCAATGAGCCTCAAAGAGAAAGACGAACACGACCATCTCGGCTGGATGGAGGAGAAGCAGCTCTCCCCCATCGAGAAAGGGTATCTGTTCACCCTCATCTGGCTCGACAAGCGGTTCCGCATCGTCGACTACCTGGAGCTGCTGGAGACGATGTACTACCGCGTCAACCTCCAGATGCCCAAGAGCCACACCGAACAGTACAACCTCGACAACAAGTTCTGGTACTGGTACCCGCTGTACGCGCTGGGGTCGTTCTCGACGCTCGCGTACGTCGTCGCGGCGCTGTCCGGCGCCTTACTGGGGTTCTACTACGCCCCGTCGGCGGCCGCTGCGGAGCCGGGTACCGTCGCGTACTCCCAGATCGCGATGATCATGCAGGACCTCCAGTTCGGCTTCATGCTGCGCTCGATCCACCGCTGGTCGGCGCAGGTGATGACTGCGGCGGTGTTCCTCCACATGCTCCGGGTGTACTTCACCGGCGCGTACAAGGAGCCTCGCGAGCTGAACTGGCTGCTCGGGATCGTCCTGATCAGCCTCACGATGGGATTCGGGTACACGGGCTACCTGCTGCCGTGGGACCAGCTCGCCTACTGGGCGGGACAGATCGGCGTCGAGATGGCGCTGTCGATCCCCGTCGTCGGCGAGTGGGTCGCCCAGCTGGTGTTCGGCGGCTTCTCGCTCGGCGCACCGACGCTCCAGCGGATGTACTTCCTCCACGTGTTCCTGCTCCCGTTCGTGGTGACCGCGCTGATCGGGATCCACATCGCTATCGTCTGGATGCAGGGCATCGCGGAACCCCACTGATACCATGAGCGACGACACCAACTCCGACGCACGAACCGACGGCGGGACGGGGATCGTCCCCCCGGACGACGACACGCCCACCTGGAGTGAGCGGAAGAGTCGTCGGGCCGGACTCCCCCGTCTCACCTACGAGTACTTCGAGCGGGCCCGCCGCGAGGATCAGGACCTGCGCGAGGAGTCGACGTACGTCGAGCGCGACGTGCTCGGCTTCCCGACGTGGCCCCACGAGCTGATCCGCAACCTCGCGCTGACCTGCTTCTTCGTCGGCATGCTGCTGCTGCTGTCGGCGACGCTGCCGCCCCACATCGGCGCGCCGGCGAACCCGAGTTCGACGCCGTCGATCATCCTGCCGGACTGGTACCTCTACTGGTCGTTCGGCCTGCTGAAGCTGGGTGACCTCAACCCCGCTATCTCGCTGCTGGGCGGCCAGAAGCTGATGGCCGACCGGACGTACGGCGTGATGGCGAACGTCGTGATCGTCGGCGCGATCGCGATCGTCCCGTTCCTCAACAAGGGGAGCGCCCGGCGTCCCGTCGAGCAGCCGTTCTGGGCGGCCGTCGGCGTCGGCGGGCTGACGTTCGCGTTCACCATCTCGCTGCTGTCGATCCAGAACATCATGCCGATGAACGTCACCCTCCTGTTCGACCTGACGTTCCTCGTGCCGATCGTGATGGCCGGGATCACCTACGCGGTGCTGAAAACGATGCGGGAGGGGTACATGTACGACCTCAACCGCCGCTACTACCGGCTGCGGCCCCCGAAGTAGGCCGTGGCCGACGACGATCGCCGAACCGAGGGCCGTGACGGGCGCGACGTTGAGGTGCCCATGCGGCTCTACAAGACCGTCACCGTCTTCTCCACGCTGATCGCGGTGTTCGCCGTCGTGTTCGGCTTCCTGCTCTTAGACGCCGCCGCGCTCGGCACCGGACTGCTCCGCCGGTTCGTCCGTTCGATACTCGCCGCGCTCTCGCTTTCGGTTTCGGACTCGCTGCTCTCGGGCGCCTTCGCCGTCGCCGGACTGCTCTCGATCGCGACCGGTGCCGCCGTCTACGTGCTCGGGACTCGGTTCAAGGCGCCGGAGATGGACGACGAGTCGGCGTAGTCGCCGACGGGATGGGAAACGCTGAAGAGGGCTCGCGGCCCAGTTTCCGATAATGGCTGACGAGTTCATGAAGGGGTTCGCGCTGTTCAGCGTGGCCTCCCTCGTGTGGATGATCTCCGCGGCGTGGTACCGCACGCCCAGTTTCGATAGCACCCGCCAGCTGGTGGCGGCACCGCCCGAGGATCCCGGCACGGTGTTCGACTCGCTGGGGATCTTCCTGGGTGACCTGATGTTCTGGACCGCCCTGATCGGCGCGTTCACGTTTTGGGTGATCATCCCCGCGGGCAGGCAGGCCCGCGAGGCACTGGTCGTCGACGAGTAGCGCTTCCCTATTTCTCCCGCCAACGCCCGCACCTACAGCTGTCGCTCTCTCGACGATCTCCACGTCGACGCAGTCTCCACAGCGGACAGACTACGGCGCCGTCCCTGCGCGTGTGGTGGCGAGCCGTGAGCCATCGAACGTCCCCTCCGGAGTCACTGCCGACGTGCGTCGCTCCTCGACTGCGAGAGTGTCCGAAGGCGAACTCCGTAGTACTTCCCGGCGTTGAAGGAGCGGCGACGGCGCTGGCCGGAAGATGCGGCGGAGAAAGCAGTGCGCGCGTCAGCGCTCGAACGTCGTCGGCGGCGTCGTTAGATGATCGCTTCCCACGGCCCCTGAATCACCCAGAACAGGGCCAGGTAGGCGGCGTACAGCAGGGCGAGGATCGACAACGTGATCGCACCCTTGGGTCGCTCGACGTCGAGGTTGTTCCGGGCCTCGACGTTCCGGGCCTCGAACTCGAAGAGGTCGGCGACGACTGTCCCGATCGCGAGCACGGAGATCACCATCCCCGAGTGGGGTTCGATCACCAGATAGAGCAGACAGACGAGCACGAGCACGGCAGAAACGACGACGTGGGGCGTGTAGCGGTCCAGCGTGTCGGCGCCGTCGTTGGCAGCGCGCTTGTAGCTGCTGAACGCGCGGTGCCGCGTGGCGAAGTTGACCAGTACGAGCGCCAGAATCACGTAGGGGAGCGCTCCGGAGACCGACTCGAGCGCCCCGACCGGGACGGCGAACTGCAGTGGGGTCATACCCGCATATCGGCACAGGACGGTTTAGTGCTTTTCCAATTCCGGCGGCTACTCGACCAGCGGTCGGAGGCAGGTGAACTCGGAGATTACGGCGATCTCGACGGGGTCGTCAGGTCCGACCCGGCGGCGCTCGTCGCCGTCGACGAACAGCGACACGTCGCCCTCGTCGCGCTCGACGCTCAGGGTGAGCGGGCCGGGCACGACCCACGGGCTCACGCGGGTCGAGAACGGGGCGACGGGAACGACCGAGAGGCCGCCGCCGGGGGTGACCACCGGTCCGCCGGCCGCGCGACCGTAGCCGGCCGACCCCAGCGGCGTCGAGACGACGACGCCGTCAGCGCGCACGTCGAACAGGGGCTCGTCCTCGACCGAGAGCGCGTACTCGGAGATCCGGGCGGGCTCGCTGGTCATCAGCGTGGCGTCGAACACCGCGCGGCCGATACGGTCGCCGTTCACGTCGACGCCGAGCACTGGGTGGCTGACGCTACGGTAGGCTCCGTTGGCGAGTGCTGTGGCGGCGGCGTCGAGTCGGTCGCGTGTCGCCCCGTGACGGCCGTCTTGGGCGTCGACGGCGAGGATCGGCAGCCCGTCGTCACCGAGGGCGGCGCGTTCGACCGCGTCCTGGCCGACGGCGACGATCGCGTCGGCGTCGTCGTCGTCGAGCGAAAGCGAGGGGAGGTCGGCGTCCGCCCCACGCAGGCTGACCCGACTGATCGGCGTCGGCTGGGTCATGCTCGCGTCGTCGGGCGGGCCGGGTAAAACGACGGTGGTCTGTGTGTCGTTCGTGGGTCGAGTTGGCTCGTTCGATGTCTCTGTTGACAGTATCGCTCTTCGGTATCAGCGACTGCCTCTCGATCGTTAGCCACTGAGACAGCGACCGCGACAGCAACGGTGTCTCGTTCGTAGACTACTTGCGACCGCAGCATGGAGTCCCCACCCCTCCCCCCGCGCTCGCCAACGTGGCGAGCGCGAGGCGTCCACCGCCACCGCACCGCCGTGGCTGTCGGCGCGAAACGCGAGTCCCTCCGTGGACGAGCCAGCGCGAGGGACGAGTGAACGGACGTGAGCGAGTCGGTTGGGGAGGTGTGAGGGCTGTGCGGGGCGGTGCGGTCACAAGTGGCCAACGATTGAGCTGCTCTCGCGGTTGTTGTCGCAGGCGAAACCACCGTCTCAGTACCCGCCCCATCGAGCACTCCTCCCGAAAACGACCGAGAACCGTTACTCGAACTCGTACGGCCAGTCGCCCGTTTTCTTCATCCCGATCGCCTGGTCCTCCTCCTTCAGGTAGCCGGCCATCGTCTCCGCGTCGGCGTGCTCGATCGTCACCTCGCTGTCCGCCACCTCCACCACAAGTTCCGTGAGCAGGATCGCCTGTTCACGCAACGTCCGACTCTCCAGTTTGTCGAGCGTGTCGGCCTCGGTGTGCCCCCAGCCACGGCCCGCGGAGTCGGACACGCTCGACACCGTGTACCCCGGAACGCCCCAGCGCACGAACGGCCAGTGGTCCGAGTGGGGTACCATCCGCGGCACCGTCGATATCGGGTGGTCGAACCGCTCGCTCACCCGCTCGGCGGCGGCAGCGAGCTCGTCGAAGCGGTGGGTGGTGAGTTCGAGCGTCCGGCTCCCCATGTTGGAGTCGACGTTGACGGTCGCTCGGATCGCGTCGCGGTCGGCGGTCTCCGACGCCAGCTCCGACCCCACGAGGCCGACCTCCTCGGCGCCGTAGGCGATACACTTCACCCGCGTGTCGAGGTCGTCCTCGCGCGCGGCGAGTGCCTTCGCGATCTCGACGATCGTCGCCGTGCCGGCGCCGTTGTCCCGCGCGCCCTCCGCGATGTCGTGGGCGTCGACGTGGCTGGAGAGGATCACCACCTCCTCCGTGTCGGGACCGAGCTCGGCGACCGCGTTGCCCGACTCGGTTTCGGGCGTCTCACACTCGACGGCAACCGTCACCTCGTCGCCGTCGAAGCGCCGAGCGAGGCGCGCGCCGGTCTCCGCGGAGACACCGACTGCCGGGATGTCGCCGTACGGGTCGCCGTCGCTGCCGCCGACGCTGCCCGTGGGCGGGAGTTCGCCGGGGACGTGGTTGGCGTAGATGAAGGCCGCCGCGCCGCCCTCGACGGCGTACTGGTACTTCTCGGTCCGGTGGATGTAGCGGTCGAAGTACTCCGGCACGTCCGAGGTGGCGAGGACGACCTTCCCCTCGACGTCGTGCGCCTCGAAATCCGCAGGGAGCCCCGCCCCGAGGTCGATCAGCTCCGCGTCGACTTCGCCCGCCGGCCCGCGCGGGAGCGCGATGGACTCCTCGACGGTCTCGGGGGTCGCGATGGAGCTGTCGCCCCGGACCCACCCCGCGAGGTCGAACGTCTCCACACGGGCGTCGCGGGCGCCCGCCGTCGCGAACGCGCCGCGCGTGGCCTCGAGTCCCTCCATCTCCCCCGGCTGCCCCGCCATGCGGTTGCCGATGTCGACGAGCCTTTCGAGGTGGTTCCAGCCCGTGTCGCTGCGGAACGTCTCCGCGATCCAGTCTGCCATACTCCTTCGGTCGCGTGGCGAGGGCTATCACCTGTCGGCTCCGGCCGGGTTCGCCGCTTCCGCGGGCGGCGGACGGGGACCACCAGTCGAACGACGGGACGAGCGACGCGCTGTCGGAAGCGGGCACGAGACCCGGCCACGGCGTACAGGGAGGCCGGTGTTTATGTAGACCCCGGACGACGCTTTGCCCATGAGCGACGCGCTGGCGGACAAACGCACTGCGAGCCGCTTTCGCATCCTCGCGGAGATCGCCGACCGGCAGCCGGCGGTGAGCCAGGGCGAGATCGCCGACGCCGTCGGCGTCACGAGCCAGGCGGTCAGCGAGTACATCCGCGAACTCGTCGACGACGGGCTGGTCGAGAAGGAGGGCCGCTCGCGCTACCGCGTCACCAAGGAGGGCGTCGACTGGCTGTTCCGCGAGGCCAAGTCGCTGCGGCGGTACGTCGACCACGTCACCGACGACGTGCTGGAGAGCCTGCAGGAGGACGCCGCCATCGCGGTCGAGGACGTCGAAGCCGGCGACACGGTCTCGCTCTCGATCCGGAACGGGCTACTTCACGCGACGCCGGGCGAGGAGGGAGCGGCAACCGGCGTCGCGACGACCGACGCCGAGGCGGGCACCGACGTGGGCGTCACGGGGTTCGAGGGCGTCATCGACATGGCGCCCGGCACGGTTACCGTCTACCAGGTGCCGCCGGTGCGGGCCGGCGGGAGCCGGGGGGTCGACGCCGACGCGCTCGCAGCGGCCTGCGAGTCCGCGGAGCTGGTGCTCGCCAGCGGTATCGAGGCGGTCGTCGCGCTCCGGCGGATCGACTACCCGCCCGCCGTCGCCGCCGGCGCGGGCGAGGTGGCCGCCGAGGCCGCGGCTCGGGGACAGGAGGTCGTGGTCGCGGTCACTCGCGACGAGGTCGGCCGAGTGACGGACACGCTGCGGGACGGCGACACCGAGTACGTCGTCGAGGGTGGCTGATCACTCGATCTGCAGCTCGCCGCCGCTCTCGCTCCCGGTTTCGCCCTCGGTCCACTCCAGTTCGAACTCGATGCTCTTCTCCGGCCGGTCGGCCGGCCCCTCGCGTTCGACTTTCACTTCGAACGTCGGCCGTTCCGGGGGGTTGAGGCTGACCGACTCGCTGCCGGCCTGGAGGCTGATCTCCCCGCCGCCGTCCAGCGAGTCCGCCACCTGCCGGAGGTAGTCGGCGATCTCGCTCCGGCTCCTGCTACTTTCGGTTTTGAACAGCACTTCTTCTGCCATACCCCGAGGGAGGGTGCCCACGACCATAAGTCGTCCGTGGCGTCAGCTGGCGTACTCCTTCGCGGTGGTGTACGCCTCCTGCAGTCGCTTGAACTCCTCCTCGCTGCCGCCCTGGTCCGGGTGGAGATCCTTCACCTGCTCGCGGTAGGCCGACTGCACCTCGTCGGCGTCGGCGTCGCGCTCCAGTTCGAGGAACTCGAACGCGTCGCCCACCGGATCGCCGCGGCCGGGGGCTGCACCAGGAGCCCCGCCCGGCCCCGCACGGGCACGAGCGCCGCGCGGCCCCGAGCGCCCGCCGCGTGGCCCGGCACCGGTCGCCCGCGAGCGCGCGTCGACGCCGAGGTCGAACGGGAGGCGGTGGGCGATCGTGGCGCCCGGCACCTCGTGTTCACACAGCACGACGTGTGTGGGGCCGTCGACCAGCCGGAGGTACGCCCGCGGGTCGAACGTGATCGCGACGTCCCGGTCCGGGAGGTAGAACGCGACCGTGGTGGTGCCGAGCTCGTAGTCCTCGAGGAACGGCTCGTCGGCGGCGTCGAACACGGCGCGGATCTCGGCTCGCTGCCGGCCGGGCCCGCCGACGCGGCGCCCGCTCCGCTCCGGGTCGGGGATGTACCGCTCGCCCAGCGCGAACACGACGGCGACGACGACGGAGGCGGCGACGCCGAGCAGCAGGCCCGAGACCAGCCACGACGGCAGCGTGGTGGGGACGGCGGGGAGCACGCCCCCCCGTAGGGTCGGCAGCCTCTTCAACGGCTCGCCGGCGGCGCATTGCTCCCGCCGGCGCGGCCCCAGCGGGGTGCCCGCGACCCGAACTACCTTTGCCCCACACCGCGAACCGACGAGTCGTGACAACGTACGACATCGAACGGTACCTCAACGTCCGGAGCGCGTACGGCGGCTCGTTCGGCCCCGACGGCGAGCGGCTGGCGTTCCTGATGGACACGACCGGCACCGCACAGATCTGGACCGTCGACGGCCCGGGCGAGTGGCCCGTCCAGCGCACGTTCTACGACGACCGCGTCACGTTCGTCGACTACTCGCCCGAGCGCCAGGAGTTCGCGTTCGGGAAGGATCAGGGCGGCGACGAGCGCGCCCAGCTGTACACGCTCGACGCCGCGACCGGGGAGATCACCAACCGCACGCGGCGCCCCGACGCGAAACATCGCTGGGGCGGCTGGGACAGCGACGGCGAGCGCTTCGCGTTCGCCTCGAACCGCCGGGACCACACGGTGTTCGACATCTACGTACAGGACCGCGAGGGCGTGGGTGCGGACGCCGAGCTCGTCCACGAGGGCGACGGTTGGCTCTCGCTGTCGGGCTGGTCGCCCGACGACGACCGCCTGCTCGTCCACGAAGCCCACTCCAGCTTCGACCACGACGTGCACGTGCTCGACGTGAGCGACGGCGGGATCAGCCACGTCACGCCCCACGAGGGGCGTGCGCGGTTCAGCAGCGTCGAGTGGGGGCCCGAGGGCGACTCGCTGTACATGGTCACGGACCACGACTCCGACACCCTCCGGCTCGAACGACTGGACCTCTCGGAGGGCGAGTTCACGGTCGTTGAGGACGGGGGCGAGTGGAACGTCGACGGCGTCTCGATCCACGAGGAGAGCCGCCGCGTCGTGTACACCCGGAACGTCGACGGCTACACCGACCTCTCGGTCGGCGAGCTGGTCGACGCCGACCGCATCGACCCGGCCGAGGACACGTCGTTCCCCGAGGGTGTCGTCGCGGGCGTCGACTGGGGCCCGGACGGTGACCGGTACGCCGTGACGGTCACCGCCAGCGCCGACAACACGAACGTCCACGTCGCCGACGTGCTCTCCGGCGAGAGCGAGCGCTGGACGAACGCCGCGACGGCGGGGATCCCCCGCGACACGTTCGTCGAACCGCAGCTGGTCCACGTGCCCACGTTCGACGGTCGGGAGATCCCCGGCTTCTTCTCGGTGCCGGAGGACGCCGAGGGCGAACGTCCGGTCATCGTCGACATCCACGGCGGCCCGGAGAGCCAGCGCCGCCCCTCGTTCCACGCGGTGAAGCAGTACTTCCTCAACAACGGGTACGCGGTGTTCGAGCCGAACGTCCGGGGCTCCTCGGGGTACGGGAAGGAGTACGCCGGACTCGACGACGTGCGCAACCGCATGGACTCGGTGAAGGACCTCAAGGCAGGGGTGGAGTGGCTGCAGGACCACCCCGACGCCGACGCGGACCGCATCGTCGCCTACGGCGGCTCCTACGGTGGGTTCATGGTGCTCTCGGCGCTGACGGAGTACCCCGACCTCTGGGCCGCGGGCGTCGACGTGGTGGGGATCGCGAACTTCGTCACGTTCCTCGAGAACACCAGCGACTGGCGGCGCTCGCTGCGCGAGGCGGAGTACGGCAGCCTCGACGACGACCGAGAGTTCCTGGAGGAAATCTCGCCGACCAACAACATCGAGAACATCGAGGCGCCGCTGTTCGTGCTCCACGGCGAGAACGACCCGCGCGTGCCCGTGAGCGAGGCCGAAGGGATCGTCGAGGACGCCCGCGACCAGGGCGTTCCGGTCCGGAAGCTGATCTTCCCCGACGAGGGCCACGGGTTCGCCAAACTGGAGAACCGTATCGAGGCGTACTCCGCGGTGGTGGAGTTCCTCGACGAGCACGTCTGAGCCGTCGCGGCCCAGCCCGTCGCTGCCGTTTCCGGACCAGCCTCCATCCGGATCGTGACCCGTTCGCTCCCAGTCGGTGGGACCGCAGCGAGCGCCTTTCACGTCGCGGCACCTACAGGAGGGCATGAGCACAGACCA
It encodes the following:
- a CDS encoding S9 family peptidase, which produces MTTYDIERYLNVRSAYGGSFGPDGERLAFLMDTTGTAQIWTVDGPGEWPVQRTFYDDRVTFVDYSPERQEFAFGKDQGGDERAQLYTLDAATGEITNRTRRPDAKHRWGGWDSDGERFAFASNRRDHTVFDIYVQDREGVGADAELVHEGDGWLSLSGWSPDDDRLLVHEAHSSFDHDVHVLDVSDGGISHVTPHEGRARFSSVEWGPEGDSLYMVTDHDSDTLRLERLDLSEGEFTVVEDGGEWNVDGVSIHEESRRVVYTRNVDGYTDLSVGELVDADRIDPAEDTSFPEGVVAGVDWGPDGDRYAVTVTASADNTNVHVADVLSGESERWTNAATAGIPRDTFVEPQLVHVPTFDGREIPGFFSVPEDAEGERPVIVDIHGGPESQRRPSFHAVKQYFLNNGYAVFEPNVRGSSGYGKEYAGLDDVRNRMDSVKDLKAGVEWLQDHPDADADRIVAYGGSYGGFMVLSALTEYPDLWAAGVDVVGIANFVTFLENTSDWRRSLREAEYGSLDDDREFLEEISPTNNIENIEAPLFVLHGENDPRVPVSEAEGIVEDARDQGVPVRKLIFPDEGHGFAKLENRIEAYSAVVEFLDEHV